The genome window GCATCGCGGACGACGGCGAGGTGCTGCTGCACGGCGAGCACCTCTTCAAGGGCTACTGGAACAACGAGGCAGCGACCGCCGAGGCGCTGGCCGACGGCTGGTTCCACACCGGCGACATCGGCACCCTCGACGAGGACGGCTACCTCAGGATCACCGGCCGCAAGAAGGAGCTCATCGTCACCGCGGGCGGCAAGAACGTGGCCCCTGCGGTGATCGAGGACCGCATCCGGGCGCACGCCCTGGTCGCGGAGTGCATGGTGGTGGGCGACGGGCGGCCGTTCGTGGGGGCGCTCGTCACGATCGACGAGGAGTTCCTGGGCCGCTGGGCGGCCGAGCACGGCAAGCCGGCGGGTTCCACCGCGGCGTCGCTGTGCGACGACCCGGATCTGCTCGCCGCGATCCAGGACGCGATCGACGACGGCAACGCCGCGGTGTCGAAGGCGGAATCGGTGCGGAAGTTCCGCATTCTGCCCTCCCAGTTCACCGAGGAGTCGGGCCACCTCACGCCGTCCCTGAAGCTCAAGCGGAACGTGGTGGCGAAGGACTACGCGGAAGAGATCGAGGCCCTCTACCGGAAGTAGTCGGCCCCCTCTCACGGCTTACGTCATGGCGCGGTGTCCTCGGAAAGGACCCGCGCCATGGTGCGTTCCGCGAGCGCGGTGATGGTGAGGAACGGGTTGACGCCGAGGTTGCCCGGCACCAGGGAGCCGTCGGTGACGTACAGCCTCGAGTAGCCCTTCACCCGGCCGTGGTCGTCGGTCGCCCTGCCCAGCACGCAGCCGCCGAGCGGGTGGTACGTGAAGTCGTCGGCGAAGACCTTGCTGCCGGCGCCGAAGAGGTCGTACCGGTAGATGGTCGAGTTGGCGGTGTTGATCCGGTCGAAGAGCTTCTTGGCCATGCTCACGGAGACGGCGCTCTGGGCGGCGCTCCAGCCGAGTTTCACGCCGTCGGTCGAGGGGTCGTACGTGAACGAGGCCCGCTGAGGGTTCTTGGTGATCGCCAGATAGAGGCTGACCCAGTGCTCGAGCCCCGTCGGCAGCGGGGCGATCTCGGCGAAGACGGGATTGTCGGCGTTGGCCCAGTCGTCGATGCCCATCACGGGGATGGTGGACTCGTCGGCACCCACCGTGTCCCAGACGTGGTTGGCACGGGCGAGCATCACGTTGCCGTTGGTGCCCCAGCCGGTGCCGACGCTCGCGTCGAGCGCGGGCAGGGTGCCCTTCTCCCGCGCGCGGAGAAGAAGTTCGGTGGTACCGATACTGCCCGCCGCGAGGAAGAGGTACGTGCACCCGTACTGCTTGGTCTCGACGACCGCGCCGGTCACGTCGATCCGGTCGGCGGTCAGTACGTAGGTGCCGTCGGCGGCTCTTCGGATCTCCCTGACCCGCTCCAGCGTGTTGATGGTCACGTTGCCGGTGCCGAGCGCGGAGGCGAGGTAGGTCTTGTCGAGGCTGCGCTTGCCGTGGTTGTTGCCGTAGATGACCTCGCCGGCGAGAGCGGACCTGGTGGCGGTGCCGTCCGCCTCGCGCCGCATGTAGGCGAAGTCGTAGACGTTGGGCACGAATGTGGTCTTCAGGCCCGTGTTCGCGGCGGCCTTCCGGGAGGTGCGGGCGAACCGGTACCACTCGGTCGACTCGAACCAGGCGCGGTCGATCGTGTTGACGCCGAGCATGGACCGGGCGCGCGGGAAGTAGGTGCCGTACATCTCGGTGGCGTCGACAGTGGGGAACTGCTCGCTGAAGTACGACTGGACGGGTGTGACCGCCATGCCGCCGTTGACGAGGGAGCCGCCGCCGACGCCGCGGCCCACGTACACGGACATGGCGTCGAAGTGCACGCGGTCGAGGACGCCGGGGTAAGGGCTGATGTCCCGGTTGACGACGTCCAGCCAGAGGAAGGTGGCGAGCGGGGCCTCGGTGCGGTTGCGGAACCACATGGATCTGCCGTCCGGGGCGCTGGTGGAGCAGAACACCGTGCCGTCGGGGCCGGGGTTGTTCCACAGGCGGCCCATCTCCAGGACGAGGGTGCGGATGCCGGCCTGGCCGAGGCGGAGGGCGGCTACGGCGCCGCCGTAGCCGGAGCCGATGACTATCGCCGGGGCGCTGTCGACTGCGTCGGGCTCTGCAGCTTGGGCCGAGTGCAGGTTGATGCGGGTGAACCCCAGTGCGGCTGCCGTTTGCAGGGCTGCGACACCCAAGATCTGACGGCGTGTCAGGTTTGTTGTCATGGGCGCAGCATCGGCGGAATTTTGGGTTCCGGCTAGGGTCCGGGCGCCTTCTGGGATGCCTCGTCCTGCCGTCGGGCGGGTGCGGGTTGTTCGTGGTTCCTCGCGCCCACGCGGCGGAGCGCATATCGATGCAACCCCGCGCCCCTAGCGGGCGCGACCACCCTCAGAGAAGTTGCCGGAGCCTCTCCGCCAGCAAGTCCCAGCGCCACTTCTCCTCGATCCACCGCCTGCCCCGCTCGCCCATCCTGCGCCGCAACTCCGGGTCTTTCAGGAGGGTGATGACGCGGTCCGCCGTCTCCTCCTCCGAGCCGCCGCGCACCACCCATCCCGTCTCGCCGTCCAGGACCGCGTCCGGGGCGCCGCCCGAGTCGCCGGCCACCACCGGGAGGCCCGTCGCGGAGGCCTCCAGGTAGACGATGCCGAGGCCCTCCACGTCCAGGCCGCCCCTGCGGGTGCGGCACGGCATCGCGAAGACGTCGCCCGCCCCGTAGTGCGCGGGCAGCTGGGACCAGGGCACGGCGCCGGTGAAGTGGACCGCGTCGGCGACCCCGGTCTCCTGGGCGAGCCTGCGCAGGTCCCTCTCGTAGGGCCCGCCCCCGACGATCAGCAGGACCGTCTCCGGCTCCTCGGCGAGGATGCGCGGCAGCGCCCGGATGAGGGTGTCCTGGCCCTTGCGCGCGACCAGGCGGGAGACGCAGACCACCACCGGGCGGTCCGTCAGCCCCAGGCGGGCGCGGACCTCGTCGCCGCCCGAGCCGGGGTGGAAGGTCTTCTCGTCGACGCCCGGCGGCAGCTGCACCATCCGGTCGGCCGCCTGAGGGGTGAGCGCCGTGGCGATGCGTGAGCGGGTGTACTCGCCGAGGTAGGTGATCGTGTCCGTGGACTCGCCGATACGCCGCAACAGGGTGCGTGCGGCGGGCAGTTGGGCCCAACCCGCCTCGTGGCCGTGCGTGGTGGCGACGAGCCGCCGCGCGCCGCCCGCCGCAGCGCCGGGGCCATCAGGCCGAGCGGTGCCGCCGCCCCGAACCACACCGAGGTGCAGCCGTGCTCCCTCAGCAGCCCCACGGCCCGCCGGGTCGCGGCCGGTGTCGGCAGCAGCATCGTCGTCCGGTCCCGTACGACGGTGAAGGGCTGTTCGGCGTCGAAGGCGGCAGTCGCCTCGGCGCCCTCGCGGCCGCGCTTCCAGGTGGAGGCGTAGACGACCAGCCGGTCGGGGTCCAGACGGAGCGCCATGTTGTGCAGGAACGCCTGGATGCCGCCGGGGCGCGGCGGAAAGTCGTTGGTCACGATGAGGGTCTTGTGCATCGTCGTCGACAGTACCGAACCGGTTGTGCGACCGTACTCACAGCGCCGTACGGCCGCGTTTGCCGCCCCCCGCCCGGCTCGACGCGAGATCATGGCCCGTCGGTGACAGCGATACCGGACGCGTGAGGACAGGGACTGAAGGTGTACATGGCGGGCGCACGGCGCATTCCGGTCTGGCTGCTGCTCGCCACCTGGCTGCTGACGAGACTCGTCCTGCTGCTCTTCGTCTTCAAGGTGTGGGTCTTCCCCGGGCCGGACGTCACCAGCGACGTCTCGGTGATCTACCAGGGCTGGTACGAGACCTTGCGCACCGGCACGTTCCCCCAGGGCGACGTCACCTGGCAGTACCCGCCCGCCGCGGCGCTCGCGATCCTGTCCCCCGCGCTGCTGCCCTTCCTGCAGTACGCGCAGGCGTTCTTCGTGCTCGCCTGCGTCGCCGACCTGGCGGGTTTCGGCCTTCTGCTGTACGCGGGCCTGAGGCGCGGCAAGTCCCTGCGCGGCGCCTGGGTGTGGGTGGTCGGGGTTCCGCTGCTCGGCCCGACGGTGTACGCCCGCTACGACCTGATGGTGACGGCCGTGGCGGTCGCCGCGCTGCTGGCCGGGATGCGCCGCCCGCGGTTGATGGGAGCGCTCGCGGCGTTCGGCGCACTGCTGAAGGTGTGGCCGGCGCTGCTGCTGGTGGGCGCCGGCAGGCGACGGGCCTGGATCTCGGCCGCCGCGACGGCGGGCGCTCTCGCCCTGCTGTTCGCCGTGTCGATGCCCGGCGCCTTCTCCTTCCTGACCGCCCAGCGCGACCGCGGCACCGAGGTGGAGTCGCTGGGCTCGCTGGTGTTCCACGTGGCCCG of Streptomyces cynarae contains these proteins:
- a CDS encoding GMC oxidoreductase encodes the protein MTTNLTRRQILGVAALQTAAALGFTRINLHSAQAAEPDAVDSAPAIVIGSGYGGAVAALRLGQAGIRTLVLEMGRLWNNPGPDGTVFCSTSAPDGRSMWFRNRTEAPLATFLWLDVVNRDISPYPGVLDRVHFDAMSVYVGRGVGGGSLVNGGMAVTPVQSYFSEQFPTVDATEMYGTYFPRARSMLGVNTIDRAWFESTEWYRFARTSRKAAANTGLKTTFVPNVYDFAYMRREADGTATRSALAGEVIYGNNHGKRSLDKTYLASALGTGNVTINTLERVREIRRAADGTYVLTADRIDVTGAVVETKQYGCTYLFLAAGSIGTTELLLRAREKGTLPALDASVGTGWGTNGNVMLARANHVWDTVGADESTIPVMGIDDWANADNPVFAEIAPLPTGLEHWVSLYLAITKNPQRASFTYDPSTDGVKLGWSAAQSAVSVSMAKKLFDRINTANSTIYRYDLFGAGSKVFADDFTYHPLGGCVLGRATDDHGRVKGYSRLYVTDGSLVPGNLGVNPFLTITALAERTMARVLSEDTAP
- a CDS encoding glycosyltransferase family 87 protein; translated protein: MAGARRIPVWLLLATWLLTRLVLLLFVFKVWVFPGPDVTSDVSVIYQGWYETLRTGTFPQGDVTWQYPPAAALAILSPALLPFLQYAQAFFVLACVADLAGFGLLLYAGLRRGKSLRGAWVWVVGVPLLGPTVYARYDLMVTAVAVAALLAGMRRPRLMGALAAFGALLKVWPALLLVGAGRRRAWISAAATAGALALLFAVSMPGAFSFLTAQRDRGTEVESLGSLVFHVARHYGWEGRVMLNYGSVEFLGPYVDWVSAAALFLTVIAFGWLLLWRVSVRRLPPHALADAAFVAVLLFTLTSRVISPQYMVWLVGLAAVCLCFPGSRMLLPAGLVLAACLATVLEFPVYFANVVASDRLGVTLLATRNGLLLLAALTAARSLWRTTVSRPTATVPPQTARTQETLTPS